From the genome of Gracilibacillus salitolerans, one region includes:
- a CDS encoding dihydroorotase gives MEKILTNVKQLLDNGSLAPCEILIEDKKIKAIGIELEVPEAEKIDGKGNLVTPGFVDVHVHLREPGGEAKETIATGTKAAARGGYTTVCAMPNTQPTPDSAEVLQSIQNRIEETAAIRVLPYASITERLVGDKLTDMQALKEMGAFAYTDDGVGIQSADMMLQAMTQAAAIDMPIVAHCEENTLIHNGVMHEGKVSQQLGLPGIPSICESVQIARDVLLAEAAGCHYHVCHVSTKESVRVIRDAKKAGIRVTAEVTPHHLLINETAITENDANFKMNPPLRATEDQEALIEGLLDGTIDFIATDHAPHTSEEKANGMEEAPFGIVGFETAFSLLHTHFVQKGIFTLKQLIDWMTLKPADTFGLPYGRMEIGTSADLTLLDLKTNENIDKDKFLSKGKNTPFDKWEVTGKPVMTIYQGQITYEEGAE, from the coding sequence ATGGAGAAAATTTTAACAAACGTCAAGCAATTATTGGATAACGGCAGTTTAGCACCTTGTGAAATTTTAATAGAAGATAAAAAAATCAAAGCCATCGGAATTGAATTGGAAGTTCCGGAAGCAGAAAAAATCGATGGAAAGGGCAACTTGGTTACTCCGGGGTTTGTCGATGTCCATGTCCATTTAAGAGAACCAGGTGGCGAAGCAAAAGAGACAATTGCCACTGGTACGAAGGCTGCGGCTCGCGGAGGGTATACAACGGTTTGTGCGATGCCTAATACACAACCTACTCCTGACTCAGCAGAAGTTTTACAATCAATTCAAAACAGAATTGAAGAAACAGCAGCAATTCGCGTTCTGCCGTATGCATCCATTACCGAACGACTTGTAGGTGATAAGTTAACTGATATGCAGGCACTGAAGGAAATGGGGGCTTTTGCTTATACAGATGATGGTGTTGGTATACAATCAGCAGATATGATGTTACAGGCAATGACACAAGCAGCAGCAATTGACATGCCAATTGTAGCTCACTGTGAGGAAAATACATTAATTCATAACGGTGTGATGCATGAAGGCAAAGTGAGTCAGCAATTAGGCTTACCTGGTATTCCTTCTATTTGTGAGTCTGTACAAATTGCCCGGGATGTTCTTTTAGCAGAAGCGGCGGGATGCCATTATCACGTTTGTCATGTAAGTACGAAAGAATCAGTACGTGTGATACGAGATGCGAAAAAAGCAGGGATTCGAGTAACAGCGGAAGTAACGCCACATCATCTGCTAATCAATGAAACTGCTATTACCGAAAATGATGCTAACTTTAAAATGAACCCGCCGTTACGTGCAACAGAAGATCAAGAGGCGCTTATTGAAGGTCTACTCGATGGCACCATTGATTTTATTGCAACAGATCATGCACCTCATACTTCGGAGGAAAAGGCTAACGGTATGGAAGAAGCACCATTTGGAATTGTTGGGTTTGAGACAGCATTTTCTCTATTGCATACTCACTTTGTTCAAAAGGGAATCTTTACATTAAAGCAGCTTATTGATTGGATGACCCTAAAACCAGCAGATACATTTGGATTACCTTACGGACGAATGGAGATTGGTACTAGCGCCGATTTGACACTGCTTGATCTAAAAACCAATGAAAATATTGATAAGGACAAATTTTTGTCAAAAGGTAAAAATACACCATTTGATAAGTGGGAAGTAACCGGAAAGCCTGTTATGACCATTTATCAAGGTCAGATCACTTATGAGGAGGGTGCAGAATGA
- a CDS encoding carbamoyl phosphate synthase small subunit — protein MKRQLILEDGTVFNGEAFGSLEESIGEVVFNTGMTGYQETLSDPSYCGQIVTMTYPLIGNYGINRDDFETITPSIFGFVVKEYCETPSNFRSDENLDEYLKANNIPGISGIDTRKLTKILREHGTMRGILTEAGAEDKEDLEKLKQAKPITTQVEQVSTVKPYVSPGRGYRIVLVDFGMKHGILRELTKRNCHVTVVPYNYSAENILRLKPDGIMLTNGPGNPKNVPEAIEMIKKVISTVPTFGICLGHQLLSLACGADTDKLKFGHRGSNHPVYDYETKRTYLTSQNHGYAVTEESIVQTDLELTQIALNDRTVEGVKHSKYPAFSVQYHPENSPGPDDTNYLFDRFIEKIESYQAAQKEEV, from the coding sequence ATGAAAAGACAGCTTATTTTAGAAGACGGTACCGTGTTTAATGGGGAAGCGTTTGGTTCATTAGAAGAAAGTATTGGTGAAGTCGTATTTAATACTGGTATGACAGGTTATCAGGAAACATTGTCTGACCCTTCTTATTGTGGTCAAATTGTAACGATGACGTATCCACTTATCGGAAATTACGGTATTAATCGAGATGATTTTGAAACGATTACTCCATCGATATTTGGTTTTGTTGTAAAAGAATATTGTGAAACACCATCTAATTTTCGCAGTGATGAAAACTTAGACGAATACCTAAAAGCAAATAATATACCAGGGATTTCTGGCATAGATACAAGAAAATTAACCAAAATTTTACGTGAACACGGTACAATGAGAGGGATATTAACAGAAGCAGGTGCTGAGGATAAAGAAGATCTAGAAAAATTAAAGCAAGCAAAACCGATTACCACTCAAGTGGAACAGGTATCCACCGTTAAGCCGTATGTCTCACCTGGAAGAGGATATCGTATTGTATTAGTGGATTTTGGTATGAAACACGGTATTTTACGAGAATTAACAAAGCGTAATTGCCATGTAACAGTCGTACCTTACAATTACAGTGCAGAAAATATTTTGCGCTTAAAGCCAGACGGCATCATGTTAACAAATGGTCCTGGCAATCCGAAAAACGTTCCAGAAGCGATTGAGATGATCAAAAAGGTTATTTCAACTGTACCGACCTTTGGTATTTGTTTAGGACACCAGCTATTATCATTAGCATGCGGTGCTGATACTGACAAATTAAAATTTGGTCATCGTGGTTCAAACCATCCAGTTTATGATTATGAGACGAAACGTACTTATTTAACATCTCAAAATCATGGGTATGCCGTAACGGAAGAATCGATCGTCCAAACTGATTTAGAACTTACGCAGATTGCATTAAACGATAGAACAGTTGAAGGAGTTAAACACTCCAAATATCCAGCATTCTCGGTACAATATCACCCGGAAAACTCACCAGGTCCAGATGATACGAACTATTTATTTGACCGTTTTATCGAGAAGATCGAAAGCTATCAAGCAGCACAGAAGGAGGAAGTCTAA